The sequence aactcctggacaccggaggaatgccttatgtgctatcaaacatcacaacgtaactgggtgattataaagatgctctgcaagtatctctgaaggtgcttgttgggttggcatagatcgagactaggatttgtcactccgagtatcggagaggtatctctggccctctcggtaatgcacatcatatgaagccttgcaagtaatgtgactaatgagttagttacgtgatgatgcacaacgaaacgagtaaagagacttgccggtaacgagactgagctAGGTATAACggtaccgacgattgaatctcgggcaagtaacataccgatgacaaagggaataacgtatgttgacattgcggttcgactgataaagatcttcgtagaatacgtgggaaccaatatgagcatccaggttccgctattggttattgaacggagatgtgtctcggtcatgtctacatagttctcgaacccgtagggtccgcacgcttaacattcgatggcgatatgtattatatgagttatgtgttttcgtgaccgaaggttgtttggagtcccggatgagatcacggacatgaagaggagtctcgaaatggtcgagaggtaaagattgatatattagaaggttatgtacggacaccggaatggttccgaagaggttcggggatttttcggggtaccgggaggttaccggaaccccctgggaaagttaatgggcctcatgggccatagtggagaggaggaggcagaccacaagaggaggcgcgcgccccccatgccagtctgaattggacaaggggtgggaggcgcgacccccctttccttctccctctccccctctttccccttttcccctctccgttggaaggaaggggggagccgactaggactgggagtcctagtaggactccccccagtTGGAGCGCCACTAGGGCCGcccggcctcccctctcctcctttatatacgggggcagggggcaccccaaagcacaacagtcaatagttgtctcttagccgtgtgcggtgcccccctccaccatttacttctcctgtcatattgtcgtagtgcttaggcgaagccctgcgcggatcacttcaccaacacaATTCATATTAAATACAATTTAGAACCACTAACGAGTATTTCAAATTTGTTCGGAAACTGGCATTCATCATAGGCTGAAGGGCCAAATTCATGTGGGAGTTTATGCCATTCTCCGGGCAACATGGAATTGCCAGAAGCATTTTTTCTTTAACATACCATCTTCTTCTAATTTCTTGTAGGTTATCTACAGAGTTACACTTTTGATCTGTATGTGGTCAGCACTGCAACATGTGGATGAGTGGGCGCTTATGGCCTGTGGGTGCAGCCGGCTGGAAATGGTTGTGCGGGGTTTGTTCAACCAGTTTGGCTCGCAAGCCAATCGTAGATTATGTGGATGAGCTATGTAATCTTCGGTTCAACTGCTTGTGGTCGCATTTTCCATTTATTTGTTTTATTGTCAAGTACTCGGTGGCTTGAACTTATTTCACGTTTAATAACATATGATTGTGTGCATCATGTGATGCAGAGGCCGAGATACCCtcctttttgaaaaaagttcatcaacctTACGATTCGTGCTCTATTAGTGCCTTATCTAATGAGATAGGTGTCTCATAAAGCACGCAAAGAGCCAATCTAAGAGGCGGTCGCACCTAATACAACCGGATCACGATTATAAAGAGACATCTCGATGACTATTTTCATTTGAATTACGTGATTTTTTGGATCTGTTTATTTATCAAAAAAAAAACACAACAACTCCCGGATCGGACAATGGCGACGCTCTCGGTGTCACTCTTCCTCACGAGGGCATTGTTTTGGAGCAGCTGCTGGACGAAGGACGCAAGAAGTGGAGCGGTGTACATCTACTGCGTCGACGACAATgagtctcggcggcgtggcgcagcagGGACACAGTGACGGGCGTGAgatgatggactcgcgcagggctggggcgctgtctggcgtcgtggtggcgtcgacgacaggTCTGGCAAGATGGATGCGTCAGTACCTGCTCTGAATAAGATGAGCCGGTGGAAGATGGTGGCGACGGCCTCTGCAGCAGGCGCATGCCGTGCCCGCTGAGAGTGCACCGGATTGGTGTTTACCCCAGACCCGACAAGAGGCTTGGTTGGGCCTctggctttagatgttaggttttCGTGCGAGGTCTGTTTGATATTTGGttcggacattcggcaccccttcatcaagtggataggagtagcgacggATGTTGCCAAAATGATGGCTTCGGACTTACTGATGCAATACTTTGTAAGGTTTTTGTGAATAGTAAATAAAATGACTGCATGCATCATCCAGATGTAGAGGTCAGAGGTCATCATCCTTTAAGAAAACAAACAAACACAACAATATGAAGTGACTGGAATTCAAGAATCCGAAAACACATAGGGGATGTGCATGCTGCGTCCATAGGGGTGAGTGTAGATGTGTGTATGTCgtttcagaaaaaaaaaagaaTTGCTGGAATTTTTTATCTTCATCATTTTCTTCTACCGAGAAATAACCAAAGTTAACCGCATAGTAAACTCGCTAAAATTCGAAATACGAAACCACGTACATAGTTGTTTTCGTCCTATTTTCCGTATCCAAACTGCCAGATCCGTGCACCCGGTAGAGAGGACGTCCTTTGCCTAGGCACCACAGTACTAACATGAGCATCCATTATGTGTTTATTAGGCTCTATCATCGCCGAGTAAATACCCCCTTGATAAAGTCTTGACACATGCGTAAATACACGGATACACTTTTAGATTCACTCAGACGTACCATCGTACCCATGAATCTCATCTCATCCCATTTCCCGTTGGATTTATCCATCGCCGTAACTATCCAAGAATGCCATTGGCTAGCGGCATGTGAAAGGAGCAGTAAAAAAAGAAGGAAAATTTTGATGAAACGAGTGGCACTTAAATAGAAGGGAGGAGCCTCCTCGTCTCTTCACTCTCACTCCCCACTCTGCTCTcagtccggccgccgccgccgccgctgaccgcCGTAGGAGACGAGCGTCAGAGAACGCGGCTCTCTCTCGTCCATGCTTCTTGCTTAAGCTTGACACATCTCTTAGCACGGCGAGTCAGCTACTGGCTGGTTGCAGTAACGAGAGGCGAGGCGAGATGCCGGGGATGGAGGAGGCGGAGGACTACGAGTCGTGCGCCTTCTCGCTCACTTGCCCCGAAGACGGcgccgagctcggggacggcgtCGTGGACGACGGCGACCTCTTCTTGTTCtatgtcggcggcggcgccgccgccgacgatgAGGACGGCGATGATGAGTACGTGGAGCAGCTGGTCTCCAAGGAGGCCAGCTTCTGCTCCTCCTCCGACTCGGGCGACGCCGACTGCTCGTCGGCCGCCTCCGAGGACTGGTTCCTGCAGGCGCGCCTCGCCGCCGTCAAATGGATCCTTGAAGTGAGCACTCACTCAGCTCCTCGCTCTCCCGATTAGTTCCTCGGTGCGAGCATCGATCGATCGGTCACTGACGCCATTGGAACCGGCACCTGATTTGCATTTGCAGACGCGGGGCTGCTTCGGGTTCGGCCACCGCACGGCGTACCTGGCCATCGCCTACTTCGACCGCTTCTTCCTCCGGCGACGCGTCGATGTAATCAATCACCGCACCGCCGCCGTAAAACAAATTTAGCCTCTCTGCTTCTTAGGAACGGGAGGATGATGTGGTTGTGTGCGTGCCTTGGTGCAGAGGGCGGCCATGCCGTGGGCGGCGCGGCTCCTGTCCGTGGCCTGCGTCTCCGTGGCGGCCAAGATGGAGGAGTACTGCGCGCCGGCGCTGTCGGAgctcgacgccggcggcggctacGAGTTCTGCTCCGCCTCCGTCCGCCGGATGGAGCTGCTCGTCCTGTCCACGCTCGGCTGGCGCATGGCCGCCGTTACGCCCTTCGACTACCTTCCCTGCTTCTCCTCCCGTCTCGACCGGCAcgacggccgcggcggcggcgggcatgaCCCTGCCCGCGTCGCCCTCAAGTCCATCGGCTTCATCTTTGCCACAGCCGAAGGTTCATCTTCGTCCTGCACACCTTCTGAAAGAAATCTTGCGACCTTTCTTGCATTTTGTCTGATTGATTCGTGCTGTGTTCATGCAGCCGGCAGTGTGCTGGATTACAGGCCATCTACTGTGGCTGCAGCTGCAATCTTGGCTGCATCCTATGGAGCTCTACTGACCAAAGAAGCACTGGAGTCCAAGATGGACAATCTATCTCCACCATGCCCCATTGAGAAGGTTTCTTGCACAAACTAAATAAATAACCCTTTTGCATCACTTTGATCATAGTAATGTTTCATTTGGATGATGAAATGAGCATTGGGTTTGAACAACCTTTGTCTGTTTCATTGATCAGGAGCATGTACATGCCTGCTACAGCATGATGGTTGGCGACTTGAGAAACAGAAAGAGCAATGGCAAGAGATCATTGCCATGTTCAGACTCCAATGAAGTTGCCACCAGTACATATGATTCTGTTCTTGTTGACGATGTTGCCGACACTGCTGCCTTCATGGCAGCGGTGTCGGAGATGAACAAGCGGATCAGACTGGAGCCGCCGGGAATCCATTGAGAAGCTAGCACCGCCGGGGACACGCAATTTTTTGTCAGATGTCTAAGGGGGCTTGGTTTGGATCTtcattttgttttttccttgttcaaATTTGTTTAGGTTCTTTCAGAGCCATTGCCATGGTTGGCATTGGCAATGCTGTTGGATTGGTTTGGATTGGTTTGTGAGAGGGGTAAGCGGTGAGCGAAGATAAGGGCTGGGCTGAGCTTTCCTAAGGAGAGGAGAGCTTCACTGGAGCCCAATTCCGGTGCCCAAATGGAGCACATTTCCTGTGAGAAATTCACCCCAAATCTGTACTGTTTTTGGTATTGCCATAGTGGTGGATGCCATCTTACGTTGCATATGGTGAGATGCTAGCTGTTGGATGCAGTAGTAGCACTGAAAGGCTGGGGGTTTGGCCATTGTTTATAGAGCCAAGAAGAAAAAGGTTGCAAGTGGATGTGTGATCAGTGAGTGGTGTTCCACTAAGATGCACTGCACTGTACTTGCGGATGGATGGGTTACATTAGTTTGTGACAATCTCCTTGGGGAGTAGTTGTAACTTCTGTAACATCTGCTTCTGTTCTTGAGAAATGGGATCAGATTGGTGAATTTTGTGTATGTATGTGTGCATGTGTTGGCCTTGATGACCCTGTGGGTTTCTTGATCAGTTCTGCTGCAGCAGCTGCAGGTTTTTCAGTGCCATTCATTCAGTGCTGTGCCAATGTTTTCTCCTTCTCTTCCTCTCCCTTTCTGCAGAGATGAGAATCCAAGACAACTTTTCCTGTTACATTGCGACCAGCTTTGAATGGCACTTGCTTGATTCCATATTGCAAATCCCCTATTAGTGAACAAACAATAACATTTGCATAATTGCATTGTTTTGTGCTGGGTTTCATTGCATTTAAAGCAATGTAGTAGAAGATTATGTGGTTTGCAAAGTAAGTTCTCGTCCACATGATCAGTAAGTACCTAAGGGTAAGTACATTGCATCCTTTTTGTAATTATTAGTGGGCATGTTAATGAAAGCATCGCATCAGTGTGTGCTGTTGGAAGAGTGACTAGTGTTGCGCATGAATGGTATTAGtgcacaagagacatgagtttAGTACTTTGTATCAATAATTGCC comes from Triticum aestivum cultivar Chinese Spring chromosome 5B, IWGSC CS RefSeq v2.1, whole genome shotgun sequence and encodes:
- the LOC123110564 gene encoding cyclin-D5-2, producing the protein MPGMEEAEDYESCAFSLTCPEDGAELGDGVVDDGDLFLFYVGGGAAADDEDGDDEYVEQLVSKEASFCSSSDSGDADCSSAASEDWFLQARLAAVKWILETRGCFGFGHRTAYLAIAYFDRFFLRRRVDRAAMPWAARLLSVACVSVAAKMEEYCAPALSELDAGGGYEFCSASVRRMELLVLSTLGWRMAAVTPFDYLPCFSSRLDRHDGRGGGGHDPARVALKSIGFIFATAEAGSVLDYRPSTVAAAAILAASYGALLTKEALESKMDNLSPPCPIEKEHVHACYSMMVGDLRNRKSNGKRSLPCSDSNEVATSTYDSVLVDDVADTAAFMAAVSEMNKRIRLEPPGIH